A stretch of the Verrucomicrobiia bacterium genome encodes the following:
- a CDS encoding transposase, with amino-acid sequence MDEIHWGKSTRADNFLTVIYQIDRHCRRLLWVGKRRTQATLRRGLKALGTEVVKGLCFVCSDMWRPYLGVIAAQANQALHVLDRFHITSQLNQALDQVRRAESAQLRAAGRVEPERLKNMRWKLLRRTSRVRGKAKRELGRLLSTKLVTVRAWALKDLFEHFWTYKSLRCAGEFLQFWTWRAVRSRIEPMKKGARTLRSHEELILNWFRAKEEISAATVEGLNNKIRVVTRRSYGFRTYEAMETVLYHTLGKLPEPNEFTHRFC; translated from the coding sequence GTGGACGAGATTCACTGGGGCAAGAGCACGCGGGCGGACAATTTCCTGACGGTGATCTACCAGATTGACCGCCACTGCCGCCGTTTGCTGTGGGTGGGCAAGCGCCGCACCCAGGCCACGTTGCGCCGGGGCTTGAAGGCCCTGGGCACCGAAGTTGTGAAAGGACTTTGCTTTGTGTGCAGCGATATGTGGCGGCCCTATCTGGGCGTCATCGCTGCTCAAGCTAACCAGGCGCTGCACGTGCTGGACCGTTTCCACATCACCTCGCAATTGAACCAGGCGCTGGACCAGGTCCGTCGAGCCGAAAGCGCACAGTTGCGGGCCGCGGGCCGGGTGGAGCCCGAGCGGCTCAAGAACATGCGCTGGAAATTGCTGCGGCGCACCAGTCGTGTGCGTGGCAAGGCCAAGCGCGAGTTGGGACGATTGCTCAGCACGAAGCTGGTTACGGTGCGTGCCTGGGCACTCAAGGACCTCTTCGAACACTTTTGGACCTATAAGTCGCTGCGCTGTGCCGGTGAGTTTCTCCAGTTTTGGACTTGGCGCGCGGTGCGCAGTCGGATTGAACCCATGAAGAAGGGCGCTCGAACTCTTCGCTCTCACGAGGAACTGATCCTGAACTGGTTCCGCGCCAAGGAAGAGATCTCCGCGGCCACCGTCGAGGGCCTGAACAACAAGATCCGAGTGGTGACCAGACGGTCCTACGGCTTTCGCACCTACGAAGCGATGGAAACTGTGCTGTATCACACGTTAGGAAAGCTCCCCGAACCCAATGAGTTCACCCACAGATTTTGCTGA